One Silene latifolia isolate original U9 population chromosome 4, ASM4854445v1, whole genome shotgun sequence DNA segment encodes these proteins:
- the LOC141651174 gene encoding uncharacterized protein LOC141651174 yields MVWNVQGTGNKSKISAIKEVVRTYKPTVLALVETHMGCDHAIKMSTILGYKGHARVNANGFSGGIWLYWNTDIVSVTTVHEHQQFITVEIARIGEFPWFFSAVYASPDPSNRRELWAELESFAQNNNRPWLVAGDFNETRNLSERHGGDSNMARRCENFNNWIESCELIELAFSGSPHTWARGNSIETRQSARLDRAMCNADWGTVFEEAMVKHIPAFQSDHCPLFISPNGFVPINSVNRPFRFQACWMTHENFESFIDENWPSEGQFDSRLDSLSKKLQSWN; encoded by the coding sequence ATGGTATGGAATGTTCAAGGTACAGGGAATAAGAGTAAAATTAGCGCTATCAAGGAGGTTGTACGTACATATAAACCTACTGTATTAGCCTTAGTTGAGACCCATATGGGATGCGATCATGCTATAAAAATGAGTACTATTCTGGGTTACAAAGGACATGCTCGGGTAAATGCAAATGGTTTCAGTGGCGGAATTTGGTTATACTGGAATACTGATATCGTCTCCGTCACCACAGTACACGAGCATCAACAATTTATTACTGTCGAAATAGCTCGCATTGGAGAATTTCCGTGGTTTTTCTCAGCTGTTTATGCAAGTCCCGACCCTTCTAATCGAAGAGAATTGTGGGCAGAATTAGAGAGTTTTGCCCAAAATAATAATCGCCCTTGGCTAGTTGCGGGTGATTTCAATGAGACCAGAAATTTGAGCGAAAGACATGGAGGAGACTCGAATATGGCCAGGAGATGCGAAAATTTTAATAACTGGATCGAAAGTTGTGAGCTTATCGAACTGGCCTTCTCTGGCTCGCCTCATACGTGGGCTCGGGGCAATTCGATTGAAACAAGACAGAGCGCAAGACTAGACAGAGCCATGTGCAACGCGGATTGGGGGACAGTGTTCGAGGAAGCCATGGTCAAACATATCCCCGCTTTCCAATCTGACCACTGCCCTCTGTTTATCTCCCCAAACGGTTTCGTTCCCATTAATTCAGTCAATAGACCCTTCCGATTCCAGGCTTGTTGGATGACCCATGAAAACTTCGAAAGCTTCATTGACGAAAATTGGCCTTCTGAGGGACAATTCGACTCTCGACTCGACTCGCTCTCAAAGAAATTACAATCCTGGAACTAG